Proteins from a genomic interval of Chroococcidiopsis thermalis PCC 7203:
- a CDS encoding fatty acid desaturase family protein — translation MTTAATPDASFYINDRNYWINGAALTYVLVGYSFAIFCIVQHLWWLNLLGTVLLTHTLIWAAYFVHEFIHGNIFRNPRWNVAFAQVMLFLTGSCYSRYRDVASNHLAHHKNRADFSAFSLPDFLQTAPKPIVRLIVALEWLYFPAINFLLRWFNALSPFLGQQRRDERVRNGLLLLLRGSLFTALAIYSPHAIVLYFFAYICFINILRFIDCFQHTYTVFQLGQSLPQYSLEHEEANTFSNLISLRWSWLNVLLLNFGYHNAHHRVIRCPWYLLPKLDAELYPRNYRQYVTLPQLIANYHRFRIHRLFYGQGTVVDTEKGLNLDNFVGAVGVSFLFSREPIDWLKLAASDSDGALSVREV, via the coding sequence ATGACTACGGCAGCTACCCCAGATGCAAGTTTCTATATCAACGATCGCAACTACTGGATTAACGGTGCGGCGTTAACCTACGTCTTGGTAGGATACAGCTTTGCAATTTTCTGCATCGTGCAGCATTTGTGGTGGTTAAACCTCTTGGGTACGGTGTTATTAACCCATACGCTAATTTGGGCAGCATACTTCGTCCATGAATTTATTCATGGCAACATTTTTCGTAACCCGCGCTGGAATGTCGCATTTGCGCAGGTAATGTTATTTCTGACAGGTTCTTGCTACAGTCGTTATCGCGATGTTGCCAGCAACCATTTAGCCCATCATAAAAACAGGGCTGACTTTTCTGCTTTTTCCCTACCAGATTTCCTCCAAACTGCACCAAAGCCGATAGTACGCCTAATTGTGGCGCTGGAATGGCTTTATTTTCCCGCTATTAACTTTTTGTTGCGGTGGTTTAATGCCCTTTCTCCATTTTTGGGACAACAGCGCCGAGATGAGCGAGTGCGTAACGGTTTGTTACTATTACTCCGAGGTAGCCTATTCACAGCCTTAGCAATCTATTCTCCCCATGCCATTGTTCTTTACTTTTTCGCTTATATTTGCTTTATCAACATCCTCAGATTTATCGACTGCTTTCAGCACACGTACACTGTGTTTCAACTAGGTCAATCCTTACCGCAATACAGTTTGGAACATGAGGAAGCAAATACTTTCTCTAACCTCATTTCTCTGCGTTGGTCTTGGCTAAATGTATTGCTGCTAAACTTTGGCTATCACAACGCCCATCATCGAGTTATTCGCTGTCCTTGGTATCTTTTGCCTAAATTAGATGCCGAATTATACCCCCGCAACTACCGTCAGTACGTGACGCTACCTCAACTCATCGCTAACTACCATCGTTTTCGGATTCATCGCTTATTCTACGGTCAAGGAACGGTTGTGGATACCGAGAAGGGGTTGAATCTAGATAACTTTGTCGGGGCGGTTGGAGTATCTTTTCTATTTTCGCGGGAGCCGATAGACTGGTTAAAGCTTGCTGCTAGTGATAGTGATGGCGCGCTAAGCGTTCGCGAAGTGTAG
- a CDS encoding MBL fold metallo-hydrolase, producing MHSKAVCQSWFSTQKISDNLYLISEPHYYWWNRANLWLIKGRDRDLLIDTGLGVASLRQYIASLIDKPLLAIASHIHFDHAGGMHEFDERAIHAAEAEALQKGDDYEALCTPAQGWVLEEHFDLLPYPGFTVETYTLNAAEPTQILQEGDVLDLGDRAFEVLHLPGHSPGCIALYEPKSQDLFSGDVIYDGELLDELHCSDIPTYIATYERLEKLPIETVYPGHYTFFGKERYQQIIAEYLAARRKPGCPSEIQV from the coding sequence ATGCACTCTAAAGCTGTCTGTCAAAGCTGGTTTTCGACGCAAAAAATTAGTGACAACCTCTACCTAATTAGCGAACCGCATTACTATTGGTGGAATCGGGCAAATCTCTGGTTAATTAAAGGTCGCGATCGCGATCTTTTGATCGATACTGGGCTAGGGGTTGCGAGTTTGCGGCAATACATTGCTAGTTTAATTGATAAACCGTTGTTGGCGATCGCCTCTCACATTCACTTCGATCATGCGGGTGGGATGCACGAATTCGACGAACGCGCCATTCATGCGGCGGAAGCCGAAGCACTGCAAAAAGGAGATGATTATGAGGCGTTGTGTACGCCAGCACAAGGTTGGGTATTAGAAGAACATTTCGACTTGCTACCTTACCCTGGATTTACAGTCGAAACATATACCTTAAATGCAGCAGAACCTACACAAATTCTTCAAGAAGGAGACGTATTAGATTTAGGCGATCGCGCTTTTGAGGTGTTGCATCTCCCTGGACATTCCCCTGGCTGTATTGCTTTATATGAACCCAAATCTCAAGATTTGTTCTCTGGAGATGTGATTTATGATGGCGAGTTGTTAGACGAACTTCATTGCAGTGATATCCCTACTTATATTGCTACCTACGAACGGCTAGAAAAACTGCCAATAGAGACAGTTTATCCCGGTCACTACACGTTTTTTGGCAAAGAGAGATATCAACAAATCATCGCCGAGTATTTAGCAGCAAGGCGCAAACCAGGGTGTCCTTCGGAAATTCAAGTGTAG
- a CDS encoding ABC transporter substrate-binding protein, whose translation MVKFPARRLIVLALISLLWAVACSPQTSTTSSSSPSSPTPQPQVLISGINPWPGYSGHYVALQKDFFSQEGIKVQETFFQSATEGITAFLAGKVDVGWVTSGDAVQMISKDPSIRMFYVVDYSNGSDGILGHNINSPKDMKGKTVARENILFEKVLLRSYLEKGGLTEQDAIVRDLTAADAAAAFAAKRVDAAVSYEPWLTKAAKESGGKIIFTTKDTNLIADVLVVRQKLIESRKADLQAYVRAIDKGVKLVNSGDEEAIKIAAQKLGVTPEEAKEQIAGVKIFDLDSNKSIAFNLNHPNNAMKNFELTARAAYDFKIVPKPLELKSLYDDSIVKST comes from the coding sequence ATGGTTAAATTTCCTGCAAGACGTTTGATTGTGCTGGCTTTGATATCTTTGTTATGGGCTGTTGCTTGTTCTCCTCAAACTTCAACAACTTCATCTTCTTCCCCTTCATCTCCTACGCCTCAACCTCAAGTATTGATTTCTGGTATTAATCCTTGGCCTGGATATTCAGGTCACTATGTCGCACTCCAAAAAGACTTTTTTAGTCAAGAAGGCATCAAGGTGCAAGAAACTTTCTTTCAGAGTGCAACAGAAGGTATTACTGCATTTCTAGCTGGAAAAGTTGACGTAGGCTGGGTAACATCAGGAGATGCAGTACAAATGATTAGCAAAGATCCGTCAATTCGGATGTTCTATGTTGTCGATTATTCAAATGGATCGGATGGTATTTTAGGTCATAATATCAACAGTCCCAAAGATATGAAAGGGAAAACCGTTGCTAGAGAAAATATATTATTTGAGAAGGTTTTATTACGTAGCTACTTAGAGAAAGGCGGATTGACCGAACAAGATGCGATCGTAAGAGATTTAACTGCCGCAGATGCAGCAGCGGCATTTGCTGCCAAACGTGTCGATGCTGCCGTATCTTACGAACCCTGGTTGACTAAAGCAGCCAAGGAAAGTGGAGGAAAAATTATTTTTACCACTAAAGATACGAATTTAATTGCTGATGTATTAGTCGTAAGACAAAAACTGATTGAAAGCCGCAAAGCGGATCTTCAGGCTTATGTGCGGGCGATCGATAAGGGAGTTAAGTTAGTGAATTCTGGTGATGAAGAAGCAATCAAAATTGCTGCTCAAAAGTTAGGAGTCACCCCAGAGGAAGCAAAAGAACAAATCGCGGGAGTCAAGATTTTTGATTTGGACAGTAACAAGTCAATTGCATTTAATTTAAATCATCCCAATAATGCAATGAAAAATTTCGAGCTGACGGCAAGAGCTGCTTATGACTTTAAAATAGTTCCTAAACCTCTTGAGCTGAAATCTTTGTACGATGATTCTATAGTCAAATCAACTTAA
- a CDS encoding ABC transporter ATP-binding protein, translated as MLDTRFNGQLREQSTQSGRADLNQPKLEVREICKSYSNRGKELVVLEKINFQLDPREFVCLVGVSGCGKSTLLNIVAGLTTPSAGQVLVDGQAVTGRPGSDRGMVFQGYTLYPWLTVSQNIAFGLQLRKMSKAEQRERVAYYLNVVGLTQFAKAYPKQLSGGMKQRVAIARALANEPEVLLMDEPFGALDAQTKEQMQQFLLELWEQTHTTVLMITHDVEEAIFLSQRIYVMSSHPGRLQLEIPVNLPANRHLEIKLSSEFVEIKRQILHALRGE; from the coding sequence ATGCTTGATACCCGCTTCAACGGTCAATTGCGGGAACAATCAACCCAATCGGGACGAGCCGATCTAAATCAACCTAAGTTGGAAGTCCGAGAAATCTGCAAATCCTATTCCAATCGTGGTAAGGAATTGGTAGTACTAGAAAAGATTAACTTCCAACTTGACCCTAGAGAATTTGTTTGTTTGGTTGGTGTATCTGGGTGTGGTAAATCTACTCTACTTAATATCGTGGCTGGACTCACAACTCCTTCCGCAGGTCAAGTATTAGTTGACGGTCAGGCTGTGACTGGTCGTCCTGGGAGCGATCGCGGTATGGTGTTTCAAGGCTACACGCTTTATCCTTGGCTAACAGTCTCGCAAAATATTGCATTTGGTTTGCAGTTGCGTAAAATGTCCAAAGCGGAGCAGCGAGAGCGGGTAGCATACTACTTGAACGTAGTTGGCTTAACTCAGTTTGCTAAAGCTTACCCAAAACAATTATCAGGTGGAATGAAACAACGAGTTGCGATCGCTCGTGCTTTAGCCAACGAACCAGAAGTACTATTGATGGATGAACCTTTCGGCGCTTTGGACGCTCAAACCAAAGAACAAATGCAGCAATTTTTGTTAGAACTTTGGGAGCAAACTCATACGACTGTATTGATGATTACTCACGATGTCGAAGAAGCAATCTTTCTTTCCCAGCGCATTTATGTCATGAGCAGTCATCCCGGTCGGCTGCAACTAGAAATACCTGTCAATTTGCCAGCCAATCGTCATTTAGAAATTAAACTCTCATCAGAATTTGTTGAGATAAAACGTCAAATTCTGCACGCTTTGCGCGGTGAGTAG
- a CDS encoding ABC transporter permease, with translation MAQSSFSNSDLASPRQNRYLEPSVFWSIRQGFPRWLAMAIAATSLAVPLILWAIASYAGWVPPMFLPTPTAVLQAGIDMLTQDNLIMDVLVSCGRVLGGFLFAAIIGVPMGIAMGTFYSMESLFAPIVGTVRYMPVTAFVPLIVIWVGLGEEAKILIVFLGVVLYNAIMVADAVKFIPNEMINVAYTLGANRRDVLFKVIVPATFPSVLDTLRVNISGAWNFLVIAELVAAQSGLGFKIIQAQRFLQTEKVLFCIALIGAIGLLIDYSLKWLSRQLTPWADQTR, from the coding sequence GTGGCTCAATCTAGTTTCAGTAATTCAGATCTAGCTTCGCCTCGTCAAAACCGCTATCTCGAACCTTCCGTGTTTTGGAGCATCCGCCAAGGTTTCCCCCGTTGGCTGGCAATGGCGATCGCCGCAACATCTCTCGCAGTACCGTTAATATTATGGGCGATCGCGAGTTACGCGGGTTGGGTTCCGCCAATGTTTCTCCCCACACCAACAGCGGTTCTCCAAGCTGGTATAGATATGTTGACTCAGGACAATCTCATTATGGATGTCCTCGTAAGCTGCGGTCGGGTTCTCGGCGGTTTTCTATTTGCCGCAATTATTGGAGTACCAATGGGAATCGCAATGGGAACTTTCTACAGCATGGAAAGCCTATTCGCTCCCATTGTCGGTACGGTGAGATATATGCCTGTCACCGCATTTGTACCGCTAATTGTGATTTGGGTTGGTTTAGGTGAAGAAGCCAAGATACTAATTGTCTTCTTGGGTGTCGTACTGTACAACGCCATCATGGTAGCAGATGCGGTCAAATTCATTCCCAACGAGATGATTAATGTTGCCTATACTTTAGGGGCAAATCGTCGCGATGTCTTGTTCAAAGTGATTGTGCCAGCAACATTTCCTAGCGTTCTAGATACTCTACGAGTTAATATTTCTGGAGCTTGGAACTTTTTAGTCATTGCCGAATTGGTAGCAGCTCAAAGCGGTTTAGGTTTCAAAATTATTCAAGCTCAACGATTTCTGCAAACAGAGAAAGTATTATTTTGTATTGCTTTAATTGGCGCGATCGGCTTACTAATTGACTACAGTTTGAAGTGGCTCTCCAGACAGCTTACCCCTTGGGCAGATCAAACCCGATAG
- a CDS encoding cysteine hydrolase family protein: protein MNLKLEPNKTALICVDLQTGAFTGDCTLSYVGIAQLLPKAKRVLAAARQAKLPIIHCKEVHRKEMVDFGRELDGAEPIHCLETWASTDYYCELAPIDGEFTISKRRYSCFFGTDLEILLRGLKVDTLVLIGMMTNVCVHYTAADAHQHDYHFHVIEDCCSGSDWDAHWAALTAMEYLQTGARISHAAFVEAISGKVPAA, encoded by the coding sequence ATGAACCTCAAGCTAGAGCCAAACAAAACTGCCTTAATTTGTGTCGATCTGCAAACTGGAGCGTTCACAGGAGATTGCACGCTTTCCTATGTTGGTATTGCCCAATTGTTGCCCAAGGCAAAGCGAGTTTTAGCAGCAGCGCGTCAAGCAAAACTACCAATTATTCACTGTAAAGAAGTCCATCGTAAAGAAATGGTGGATTTTGGACGGGAGTTAGATGGTGCAGAACCGATTCACTGTTTGGAAACTTGGGCTAGTACTGATTATTATTGTGAATTAGCTCCAATTGACGGAGAATTTACAATTAGCAAACGTCGCTACAGCTGTTTTTTTGGTACGGATTTAGAGATCCTGCTGCGGGGGTTGAAGGTAGATACTTTAGTATTAATTGGTATGATGACGAACGTTTGCGTGCATTACACGGCAGCGGATGCTCATCAGCACGATTACCACTTCCACGTTATTGAAGATTGCTGTTCTGGTTCCGATTGGGACGCACATTGGGCAGCGCTAACAGCGATGGAATATTTGCAAACAGGCGCGAGAATTTCACACGCTGCATTTGTTGAAGCGATATCAGGTAAAGTTCCAGCAGCTTGA
- the gntT gene encoding guanitoxin biosynthesis MATE family efflux transporter GntT — MLSSRGKYAGGLKALPSRSSFLRHFFQLAIVNILSNLMVPLAGLVDVAFLGHLPEIRYLAGVALATVLFNYIYWTFGFLRMGTTGMTAQAIGREDREGVILIGLRNGLIALSLGLLILVLQQPLRMLGFTLLSATPEVKASGQAYYDALIWGAPATLLNFVLIGWFLGRSQSGKVFLLSAVGNLSNVVLNYLFIVRWGWQSTGAGLGTAIAQYLMLLVGLILINREIPLVKIHQHPAKASFVRQILNPSDLRAAFALNGEILVRTFALVSTFAVFTNLSSTLGTEILSTNAVLLQVVTLTAYFIDGLAFATETLAGVFLGRGAIAQLTQLIWVSGTASLSVGILFAIAFILIPTPLFGLLTNHSAILGRIGSYVGWLLPVLGFGAIAYMLDGYFLGLTAGRILRISVLAAASLGFAPMAIAAWYFRNTHLLWLSLALFMVVRALSLAIFVPRTLKTNSIDRCQRSDPP, encoded by the coding sequence TTGCTAAGCAGTAGGGGAAAGTATGCAGGGGGTTTAAAAGCATTGCCATCTCGTTCTAGCTTTCTGCGTCACTTTTTCCAACTGGCGATCGTTAACATTCTCTCAAACCTCATGGTTCCCTTAGCTGGGTTAGTGGATGTCGCCTTTTTGGGACATTTACCGGAAATTCGTTACCTAGCAGGAGTCGCTTTAGCAACTGTTCTATTTAATTACATCTACTGGACATTTGGCTTTTTACGGATGGGGACAACGGGGATGACTGCTCAAGCGATCGGGCGGGAAGATCGAGAAGGAGTCATACTTATAGGCTTACGTAACGGCTTAATAGCACTCTCGTTGGGATTATTAATTTTAGTTTTGCAACAGCCTTTGAGAATGCTAGGCTTTACCCTCCTGAGTGCGACACCAGAAGTCAAAGCATCCGGTCAAGCATATTACGATGCTCTCATTTGGGGCGCACCAGCGACCTTGCTCAACTTTGTACTCATTGGTTGGTTCTTGGGGCGATCGCAAAGTGGCAAGGTATTTTTGCTCTCGGCTGTCGGTAATCTATCTAATGTGGTGCTAAATTACTTATTTATTGTGCGCTGGGGATGGCAAAGTACTGGAGCAGGACTAGGAACGGCGATCGCTCAGTACCTCATGTTGCTAGTAGGGCTGATTTTAATCAATCGAGAAATCCCACTTGTAAAAATACATCAGCATCCAGCAAAAGCATCATTCGTCAGACAAATTCTCAATCCCAGCGATCTACGGGCAGCATTCGCGCTCAATGGCGAAATTCTAGTCCGCACCTTTGCTTTAGTTTCCACATTTGCCGTATTTACCAATCTTAGTTCGACCTTGGGAACGGAGATTTTATCTACCAATGCGGTATTGTTACAAGTGGTGACGCTGACAGCATACTTTATTGATGGACTTGCCTTCGCCACCGAAACCCTAGCCGGAGTTTTTCTAGGCAGAGGAGCGATCGCCCAATTAACCCAACTCATATGGGTATCTGGAACAGCAAGTTTGAGCGTAGGAATACTGTTTGCGATCGCCTTCATTCTCATCCCCACACCCTTATTCGGGTTATTGACTAACCATAGTGCAATTTTGGGACGAATTGGCAGTTATGTAGGCTGGTTGCTACCAGTTTTGGGATTTGGGGCGATCGCCTACATGTTGGATGGTTACTTTCTCGGCTTAACCGCAGGTCGGATTTTGAGAATTTCGGTGCTTGCGGCTGCTTCGTTGGGATTTGCACCAATGGCTATCGCTGCGTGGTATTTCCGTAACACTCATCTACTCTGGTTGTCTCTGGCTTTATTTATGGTTGTCAGAGCTTTGAGTTTGGCAATATTTGTGCCGAGAACCCTCAAGACTAATTCTATCGATCGTTGCCAGAGATCCGATCCCCCCTAG
- a CDS encoding SDR family oxidoreductase: MTDSSYIFLAGASRGVGREIAKCLVQQGLQVKALLRTAAAQAELEAMGISVVFGDALNVEDVERAMLGDSISTVISTIGGLPKDGVRADYLGNKNLIDAAVKAGAQKFILVSSIGSGNSVAAIPPQALATLKDVLVEKEQAENYLAASGLTYTVIRPGGLKSEPATGNGLLTADPRIAGTIHRADVAQLICRCLNSEKANNQILSAVDREMLYTPTQFEEFSLN, translated from the coding sequence ATGACGGATAGTTCTTACATTTTTCTGGCTGGTGCGAGTCGCGGTGTGGGGCGGGAAATTGCTAAATGCCTGGTACAACAAGGTTTGCAGGTAAAAGCATTGTTGCGGACAGCGGCGGCGCAAGCGGAATTAGAAGCGATGGGAATTTCGGTAGTTTTTGGCGATGCGTTGAATGTTGAAGACGTAGAACGGGCAATGCTGGGAGATTCCATCTCTACAGTTATTAGCACGATTGGCGGTTTACCTAAAGATGGAGTCAGAGCCGACTATTTAGGTAATAAAAACCTAATTGATGCAGCAGTGAAAGCAGGCGCACAAAAGTTTATTTTGGTATCTTCTATCGGTAGCGGCAATAGTGTAGCAGCTATACCTCCGCAAGCTTTAGCGACTTTGAAAGATGTTTTAGTCGAGAAGGAACAAGCAGAAAACTATCTTGCAGCAAGTGGTTTGACTTATACAGTCATTCGTCCTGGGGGATTGAAATCGGAACCAGCGACGGGTAATGGTTTGCTAACAGCAGATCCGCGTATTGCGGGAACGATTCATCGCGCTGATGTAGCTCAACTGATTTGTCGTTGTTTAAATTCAGAAAAAGCGAATAATCAAATTCTTTCCGCCGTAGATCGGGAAATGCTTTATACTCCAACTCAATTTGAGGAGTTTAGTTTGAACTAA
- a CDS encoding S41 family peptidase: MQRFKLSQSNRWAIACLISISTLLLIWFVSPIPSLLAKPQAQVFDRVWQTVNENFFDPKFNGVDWKAMREQYKSQAVRAKSTPEFATVVNQMLSQLRTSHTRYYTADEPAYYQLLGIFAKRNPDLQKQLKKFLPQGKIEYPGIGIFTKEIQGKTFISGILEGSPAAKAKLKVGDRIISIDGKPFQPIQSFANVGKPVAIAIQRNADTQTQQEIEVTPQIYDATTLFLKAQQASTQIIQKEGKKIGYVHIWSYAGDEYQQQLEEDLMYGRLKDADGLVLDLRDGWGGASPNYLNIYTANGPSVTMTGRDRQSSTANYQWKKPVVMLVNEGSRSGKEILAFGFQRYKIGSVVGSPTAGAVVGGRPFIMPDGSVLYLAVADVIIDGKYRLEGKPITPDITVPFTLEYAQGADPQKERAIETVTSYQAQGAEALRDKGDKGDKGDKGDKGELALPHDRREWGLGGEGRQGGQGRITINDQ, translated from the coding sequence ATGCAGAGATTTAAACTGTCTCAGTCAAATCGTTGGGCGATCGCCTGTTTAATTAGTATTTCTACTCTGTTGCTAATCTGGTTTGTCTCACCAATACCATCGCTGCTAGCAAAACCGCAAGCACAGGTATTCGATCGCGTCTGGCAAACGGTTAATGAAAACTTTTTCGACCCTAAATTCAACGGCGTAGACTGGAAAGCAATGCGAGAGCAATATAAGTCTCAAGCAGTTCGAGCAAAATCGACACCAGAATTTGCTACCGTTGTCAATCAAATGCTGTCCCAGTTACGGACATCTCACACGCGCTATTACACCGCAGATGAGCCTGCATATTATCAACTTTTGGGTATTTTTGCCAAACGCAATCCTGACTTACAGAAACAGTTAAAAAAATTCTTGCCTCAAGGTAAGATTGAATATCCTGGAATTGGCATTTTTACCAAAGAAATTCAAGGCAAAACTTTTATTAGTGGCATTTTAGAAGGAAGTCCGGCGGCGAAAGCCAAATTAAAAGTCGGCGATCGCATTATTAGCATAGATGGCAAACCTTTCCAACCAATTCAATCTTTTGCAAATGTTGGTAAGCCAGTTGCGATCGCAATTCAGCGAAATGCTGATACTCAAACTCAGCAAGAAATTGAGGTTACGCCGCAGATATATGATGCTACGACGCTGTTTCTCAAGGCACAGCAAGCCAGTACCCAAATTATTCAAAAAGAAGGTAAAAAAATTGGGTACGTACATATTTGGTCGTATGCAGGTGACGAATACCAGCAGCAACTTGAAGAAGATTTAATGTACGGTCGCCTCAAAGATGCCGATGGATTAGTTTTAGACTTGCGGGATGGATGGGGTGGCGCATCGCCTAATTATCTTAATATATACACTGCCAATGGTCCCAGCGTTACCATGACAGGACGCGATCGCCAATCGTCCACAGCAAACTATCAATGGAAAAAACCAGTCGTGATGCTTGTCAATGAAGGTAGTAGAAGCGGTAAAGAAATTCTAGCGTTTGGCTTCCAGCGCTATAAAATTGGCTCTGTCGTTGGTTCTCCTACAGCAGGCGCAGTAGTAGGAGGTCGTCCTTTCATCATGCCAGATGGCAGCGTCCTTTATTTAGCCGTTGCTGACGTGATAATTGATGGCAAATATAGACTAGAAGGCAAGCCCATCACTCCAGATATTACCGTTCCCTTTACTTTAGAATACGCCCAAGGCGCAGACCCGCAAAAAGAACGGGCGATCGAAACAGTGACTAGTTATCAGGCACAGGGAGCAGAGGCTCTGAGGGACAAGGGAGACAAGGGAGACAAGGGGGACAAGGGGGACAAGGGGGAACTCGCTCTTCCCCACGACCGAAGGGAGTGGGGATTAGGGGGCGAAGGGAGACAAGGGGGACAAGGGAGAATAACTATAAATGACCAATGA
- a CDS encoding deoxyguanosinetriphosphate triphosphohydrolase — protein MAWSRLLSRKRLGEILETYEAEIPAQNRTSFQRDFDRIVFSSSFRRLKDKTQVFPLFNNDYVRNRLIHSLEASCVGRSLGTIVGEEIIKRHSKNLHDYIASDFGDIIAAACLSHDIGNPPFGHTGEDAIQEWFKSARAQSVLQQLNLLQQADLTCFEGNAQGFRIITQKEKQADRIGLQLTYATLGTFMKYPRESSISGEVFPQYQGKSTAKHGFFQAEKNLVEQIATEVGLIRRDAKSAWWCRHPLVFLIEAADDICYHIVDLEDGFRMGYITYEEAENLLKTLLEEDNLEYLGSDLLDNIKYLRSKAIHQLILEAKHIFLDFESEILSGEFDAPLTSVIPSADSLKEIVDITRRKVYESCEVIEVKVAGYEVLGGLLEEFITAISQEDLSKSYLIKKLLPNFKADDENLDLYNKILKVTDYISGMTDSYAVSVYKKIKGISLPRGGK, from the coding sequence ATGGCATGGTCTAGATTACTATCTCGTAAACGGCTGGGAGAAATTCTAGAAACTTACGAGGCAGAAATTCCAGCACAAAATCGGACATCATTTCAAAGAGACTTCGATCGCATTGTTTTCTCTTCTTCTTTTAGAAGATTAAAGGATAAAACACAAGTCTTTCCTCTATTTAATAACGATTACGTTCGCAACCGTCTCATTCATAGTTTAGAAGCATCTTGTGTGGGACGTTCCCTCGGCACAATTGTCGGGGAAGAAATTATTAAAAGACATAGTAAAAATTTACATGATTATATTGCCTCTGATTTTGGCGATATTATTGCTGCTGCTTGTCTATCACACGATATTGGCAATCCGCCATTTGGTCATACTGGTGAAGATGCGATTCAAGAGTGGTTTAAATCGGCTCGCGCTCAGTCAGTATTACAACAGTTAAATCTACTACAACAAGCCGATCTCACCTGCTTTGAAGGCAATGCCCAAGGATTCAGAATTATAACTCAAAAAGAGAAACAAGCCGATCGCATTGGTTTGCAACTTACCTATGCAACGTTAGGAACTTTTATGAAATATCCTAGAGAATCTTCGATCTCTGGTGAGGTTTTTCCACAATATCAAGGTAAAAGTACAGCTAAGCACGGCTTTTTTCAGGCAGAAAAAAATTTAGTCGAACAAATTGCCACTGAAGTTGGCTTGATTCGTCGCGATGCAAAGTCTGCTTGGTGGTGCAGACATCCACTCGTATTTTTGATAGAAGCGGCTGACGATATTTGTTATCATATTGTCGATTTAGAAGATGGCTTTCGTATGGGTTATATCACCTATGAAGAAGCAGAAAACTTATTAAAAACTCTACTTGAAGAAGACAATTTAGAATATTTGGGTAGCGATTTATTAGATAACATTAAATATTTGCGCTCCAAAGCAATTCACCAATTAATCCTTGAAGCTAAGCATATTTTTCTAGACTTCGAGTCTGAAATATTATCTGGAGAATTTGACGCACCTTTAACATCAGTCATTCCTTCGGCAGATAGTCTTAAAGAAATTGTCGATATTACCCGTAGAAAAGTCTACGAATCTTGCGAAGTGATTGAAGTTAAAGTAGCAGGCTATGAAGTTTTAGGAGGTTTGTTAGAAGAGTTTATTACTGCTATTAGTCAAGAGGATCTTTCTAAGAGCTATTTAATTAAAAAATTACTGCCTAATTTTAAAGCAGATGATGAAAACTTAGATTTATACAATAAAATTTTGAAAGTCACAGATTATATTTCTGGCATGACTGATTCTTATGCCGTATCAGTTTATAAAAAAATCAAAGGCATTTCTCTGCCTCGGGGCGGGAAGTAA